Proteins encoded in a region of the Fibrobacter sp. UWR4 genome:
- a CDS encoding FISUMP domain-containing protein translates to MNRWLIFLASTLFLVACGDDNSSSAPVSDNGNSDTAVSSSDIHDDELSSAADSLKSSSSSTVNSLDESVSSSSKAKEPVDPDHFVDSRDGRTYKVAHIFTQSWMAENLNYDDGESTCIYWNPENCEDYGRFYTWESAMKSCPEGWRLPTRKDWKLIDKETWRAGYYEYTGFLTSSKGLDGAGLYGFGAHFTGIDTVGTDTLGEEGWSGLNYSVYFWVGEELDENHAAAVEMNKTNSSPTFLFSDMYALPSKSYRLPVRCIKETEGTMKDSRDGQTYRTIVIGNQVWMGENLNYKTDSSRTLTGEEKNPHRYGQLYTYSDAEKVCPSGWHLPSAEEWQPLLDLVDDFALRARLTLKSAEGWDEYTHEDDYGFTAYPSGSILDFGGMEIDGSTFLEYNDRAVMWVMTPEYSEKKTTLIISDHLFGDAELGEGGKFDFNSVRCIQD, encoded by the coding sequence ATGAACAGATGGCTTATTTTCCTTGCATCGACTCTATTTCTCGTAGCCTGCGGAGACGACAACTCAAGTTCCGCACCGGTTTCGGACAACGGCAACTCCGACACAGCGGTCTCCAGTTCCGATATACATGACGATGAATTGTCCAGCGCTGCAGATTCCCTTAAGAGTTCCAGCTCCAGCACTGTTAATTCTCTGGATGAAAGCGTTTCCTCCAGTTCCAAGGCCAAGGAACCGGTAGATCCCGACCACTTTGTGGATTCCCGCGACGGTCGCACTTACAAAGTAGCCCATATATTCACCCAGTCGTGGATGGCAGAAAACCTGAACTACGACGACGGCGAAAGCACCTGCATTTACTGGAATCCCGAAAACTGCGAAGACTACGGCCGATTCTACACCTGGGAAAGCGCGATGAAATCTTGCCCCGAAGGCTGGCGCTTGCCGACCCGCAAGGACTGGAAGTTAATCGACAAGGAAACTTGGCGCGCCGGGTATTACGAATACACAGGTTTCCTCACTTCGTCTAAAGGCCTGGACGGTGCTGGACTTTACGGCTTCGGCGCTCATTTTACCGGCATTGACACCGTAGGCACAGACACCCTCGGTGAAGAGGGTTGGAGTGGACTGAATTACTCCGTTTATTTCTGGGTCGGCGAAGAACTGGATGAAAATCACGCCGCCGCTGTAGAGATGAACAAAACCAACAGTTCACCAACCTTCCTGTTCAGCGATATGTACGCTCTTCCCTCCAAGAGTTACCGTCTGCCGGTTCGTTGCATCAAGGAAACCGAGGGGACCATGAAGGACTCCCGCGATGGTCAAACATACAGAACCATCGTCATCGGGAACCAGGTATGGATGGGAGAAAACCTGAATTATAAAACAGATTCCAGTAGAACTCTCACCGGCGAGGAAAAGAATCCCCACAGGTACGGCCAGCTCTACACCTATAGCGATGCGGAAAAAGTTTGCCCCAGCGGCTGGCACCTGCCATCAGCCGAAGAGTGGCAACCGCTGCTGGATCTTGTAGATGACTTCGCTCTTAGAGCAAGACTTACTCTCAAGTCCGCAGAAGGATGGGACGAGTACACCCATGAAGATGACTATGGATTCACCGCCTATCCGTCTGGTTCTATCCTTGACTTCGGCGGCATGGAAATCGATGGCTCCACCTTCCTGGAATATAACGATCGCGCCGTCATGTGGGTGA